A window of Streptomyces sp. NBC_01241 genomic DNA:
GGTGCGCGGTGCCGGGCCGTGCGCCTCGAACGCGGCACTGTCCGGGACGGTCCGGGTCATCGCAGCCATCGGGCGCTCCGTCGTTGGAGGGGCAGGTAGACCGCCATGACCAGGCCGGCGACAAGGATCATGTCGAGGCCGAGGGCGAGTGCCACGTTCTCCTGACCGACCAGGACGTTTCCGGAGAGCGCGTCCGCGATCTTCAGGGTGACCAGTGGCACCGAGCCGCCGACCAGCGCGGCGGCCGTGGCATGCGCGGCGAAGGCGGTACCGAAGAGGAGAACGAAGCCGCCGAGCAGCGACGGCGCGAGCACGGGCAGGCCGACGTGGCGCCAGAACTGCCACGAGGTGGCCCCCGCGTTCTGGGCCGCCTCCCGCCACTGGGGGCGCAGCCCGTCCAGGGCCGGTGCGGTGACCAGGACCATGAGCGGGGTCAGGAAGTAGAGGTAGACGACGGCCAGGCCGGTGAAGGAGTAGAGGTCCCAGCCCAGGCTGCCGAGGTCGGCGAGCTGGGTGACCACACCGGAGATGCCGAGCGTCGCGATGAACGCGAACGCCAGGGGGACACCGCCGAAGTTGGCCAGCACTCCGGACGCGGTCAGCGCCGCGTCGCGCAGCGCCCGGGAGCGGGAGGTGACGACCGCCTGCGCGATCAGGACCCCCAGCACCCCGCCGAGGAGCGCGGTCAAGGCGGAGAGCTCGACGCTGCCGATCAGCGAGCCGAGGTAGGGGCCCTCCAGAGATCGTGCCAGGTGTTCGCCGGTGAGGGAGGTGGCACCCGAACCGGGGTCGGTGCGGGTGACCGCGCCGAACAGGAGGGCGGCCAGCGGAACGCCGAAGCACAGGCCGGCGAAGACGAGGAGCGGGAGGGTGGCGAGCCAGGTGCGCGGGGAGCGCCGCCGGCGGCGGGTGCCGCCGGCGGTTCGCGTCCCCGGGTGGGGGGCGGGGGAGGCGGACATCAGGAGAGGGCCTTGTCCCACTTCTCGGCGAGGGTGGCCTTCGCCTGGTCGAGTTCCGCGGAGGAGGGGAAGGCCGGGGTGCCGGAGACCTCGGGGAGCTTGGCGACGAAGCCCTGGTCGGCGGTGCCGTCCTCGGCCATCGTGGGCAGCAGAACCGGGCGGGCGTAGCCCTTGAGCCACAGGTTCTGGCCCTCGGCGCTGTAGAGGAACTCCATCCACAGACGGGCGGCCGCCGGGTGCGGGGCCTCCTTGTTGATGGCCTGGGAGTAGTACTGGGCGTAGACGCCGTCGCCGGGGACGTTCACCTTCCAGTCGACGCCCTTGCTCTTGAACTCGTCGGCGTATCCGGCGTTCAGGTAGTCCCAGTCGATGGAGATGGGCGTCTCGCCCTTCTCCACGGTGGCCGGGGTGGACTCGACGGGGATGAAGTTCCCGCTCTTCTTCAGCTTCGCGAAGAAGTCGATGCCCGGCTGGATGTCGGCGAAGGAGCCCTTGTTGGCGAGGGACGCGGCGTAGACGCCGCCGAAGGCCGAGCCCGACTTGGTCGGGTTGCCGTTGAGGGCCACCTTGCCCTTGTACTCGGGCTTGAGCAGGTCGGCGAAGGTCTGCGGGCAGACTTTGACGCGCTTGGCGTCGCAGCCGATGGAGACGTAGCCGCCGTAGTCGTTGTACCAACGGCCGTCCGCGTCCTTCTGACCGTCCGGGATCTTGTCCCACGGCTCGACCTTGTACGGGGCGAACAGGCCCTCGTCGGCGCCGCTGCGCGCGAAGGCGATGCCGAGGTCGAGGACGTCGGGGGCACGGTCCTGGCCCTTTCGGGACTTCACCGCGGCGATCTCGTCGGCGCTGGCGGCGTCCGGGTTCTCGACCTTGATCTCGACCTTGTACTTGGCCTCGAAGGCCTTGATGAGCTCGCCGTAGTTCGCCCAGTCCGACGGCAGTGCGATCGCGTTGAGCCGGCCCTCCTTCTCGGCTGCCGCGACGAGTGCCTTCATCCCGCCGAAGGAGGCGGCGGACTCGGCACTCTTCGCGCTTGCCTTGTGTCCGGTGGCGTCGGCGGGGGCGTCGGGTGCGGCACCGCAGGCTGCGGTGAGGGCGGTGAGTACGGCGGCGCCGAGCAGGACGGCGGCACGACGACCGGAAGGTCTGGGCACAGGAGACTCCTGAAGCGAGAGGGGGGCGACTTGTCTGAACAAGTGATCCCTAGTTCGCCCGTTCCGACCGACGCGAAAATGAACGGCACGTGGCCGCCCGGGAAGGGCCGCACGAAGACCTGACGCTCATGAAGTCCAGGTGAACACCGTAAAACTGAGGCCTCCGGGAGGGGAACGCGTCTGCGTCCAGGCCCGGCTAGAGTGGGCGTCCGACCGGCACTCCGAGGAACCGGCTGTGCACAGGAACGGACGGAGAGGCTGACGCGTGGGAACGGCACGCTATCTGGAGATCGCCGACGCCATACGACGGGCGATACTCGAAGGCGACTACGCCGTAGGAGCCCAACTCCCTTCGGAGAGCGAGCTGGTGGCCCGCTGGTCGGCCTCTCGCGGTACGGTCCGCCAGGCCGTCGCACTCCTGACGTCGGAAGGCCTGATCGGCTCCCGCCAGGGGGCCCGCCGCATCGTGCTGCGCCAGGAGTGACGCCACAGCTTCGCCGAGCTGAACAGCTTCGCCCAGTGGGCCCGGAGCATGGGCCTGAAGGTCACCAGCCGGATCCTGGTACGGACGAGGCGGGAGGCCACACCCGAGGAGGCCCACCGCCTCGCCCTGCCCGAGGGCGCCGAGATCCTCCACGTCCTGCGCCTGCGCTCCCTCGAAGGAGAGCCGACGATGGTGGAGCGGACCGTCTACGCGGACTGGGCCGCACCGGCGGTCGAAGCGCTCCCCGAGGACTGCGTTTCGATCATGGACAGCATCGCCCGGGACGCGGGCATCGTCGCCCAGTACGGCGAGCACCTCATCGACGCCGTGGCCGCGGGCACCGAGGGCGCCGGCCTGCTCCACGTACGCCGCGGCAGCCCGCTGCTGCGCCAGCGCCATGTCACCTGCGACCAGTCGGGACAAGCCATCGAATGGACCGACGACCGCTACCGCGCCGGCAGTGTCGCGTTCAGCGTCAGCAACTCCGCCACCGCGGCACCGCTGGAACGCCACCGGGGGCCGGCGCCCGCCTGAGAGGCTGTCGGGTGACCTCCTCTGAACCACCGGCATCGGCGGCCCCGTGTTCCGGCGGCAGGGCGTACGTTGACGTTCGGTCAACGTCGTGGACAACCTGTGGATGCACGACCCCGCGTCACGTACGGCACGCCGGGCAAGAGCTGGTGCAGGAGTGCGCGGCTCGAACGGCTCGCACTCAGCGGGAGCCGCTCCAGGGGGCCGGGACGAAGGTCCACAGGACCTCGGCCGGGGACGGGCCCGAGTTGCGCCAGTTGTGGGGCTCGCGACCGGGGAACGTGAGGGTGTCGCCGGCCGTCAGCGTCTCCGTGCGCCCCGTGAACTGCACGGAGACCTCGCCGGTGACGACATGGAGTACCTCGACGTCGCAGTTGATCGTGTAGAGGTCGTCGCCACCGTTCGCGCCGGGTTCGAGGTGCGAGCGCAGGACCTGGACCTTCGACTGCGCGCGCGGTGTGATCAGGCGGTCGACGACGCCGTGGCCACCCATGTTGATGTTCGGCGCCTCCTCGAGGCGCACGACCTCGGTGTCGGCGTCCTCGAAGAGGGAGCCCACCGGCAGGGAGAGCACCTGACACAGGGTCACCAGGGTCGTGACGCTCGGCGAGGTCTCGTCGCGCTCGACGCGGCTGATGAAACCCCTGGTCAGGCTGGTCGCGGCGGCGACCTGTTCGATCGTGAGCCCCTGCGCCTTGCGGCATGCCCGAAGGCGCGCTCCGACACGGACCGGGCTGGCGGAGGGCGTCGGGTGCAGCGCTTTCATGAAGTCCTCGCCTCGCTCGACCGGCTCACAGACGGCTCTTGACAGGGTGGTTACCCGCAGCCACACTACCCGGAACGAAAGTTGCCCCCTAAGCATTCTTTGTTGTTTATAGGTAACTCTCCGAGTCATAGATCCTGGGGTCCGAAGACCCCGGTCGAACCCCTGCTCCTGCCGGATATCCGGCCTCCCCAGCGACGGGACGAAGACGATGTCCTCATCAGAGATCGCGCCGCATCGTGAAAGCGCGATCGAGCAGCACTCGATCGACTATGTGCCCAGCTCCGAGCGCCACGGGAAGGTGTGGCACCAGGGACCGTTCTGGTTCACCGGCAACTTCGTGCTCCCGACCATGGTCGCCGGCTTCGTCGGTGCTTCGATGGGCCTGAGCGTCGGGTACAGCGTGCTGGCCATCCTCTTGGGCGTCGGCTTCGGCACCTTCTTCATGGCGTTCCATGCCAACCAGGGGCCGCGCATGGGCCTGCCCCAGATGATCCAGTCGCGAGCGCAGTTCGGCAGCCGCGGCTCCACCGTGCCGTTTGCCGCGACCGTGTTCGTCTACGTCGGGTTCCTCGTCTTCGACACCGTTCTCGCCGAGCAGGGCATCGGACTGGTTCTGCCCGACGGCAAGCTGTTCTGGTACCCGCTGCTGATCGCGGTCTCCATCGTCATCGCCGTGGTGGGGCACGACCTGCTCCACTTCGTCCAGCGCTGGCTGACGTATCTGCTCATCGTCGTCTTCGCGATCCTCACGATCGTGGCCATCGTCCACTTCGCCTCGAACCCGATTGCCGTGGACGCCCCCGCCGCGACGGCGGGCTGGGACTCGAAGGCGTTCCTGGTGCAGTTCTCCCTCGCTGCCGGTTACAACATCAGC
This region includes:
- a CDS encoding ABC transporter permease, encoding MSASPAPHPGTRTAGGTRRRRRSPRTWLATLPLLVFAGLCFGVPLAALLFGAVTRTDPGSGATSLTGEHLARSLEGPYLGSLIGSVELSALTALLGGVLGVLIAQAVVTSRSRALRDAALTASGVLANFGGVPLAFAFIATLGISGVVTQLADLGSLGWDLYSFTGLAVVYLYFLTPLMVLVTAPALDGLRPQWREAAQNAGATSWQFWRHVGLPVLAPSLLGGFVLLFGTAFAAHATAAALVGGSVPLVTLKIADALSGNVLVGQENVALALGLDMILVAGLVMAVYLPLQRRSARWLR
- a CDS encoding ABC transporter substrate-binding protein, giving the protein MPRPSGRRAAVLLGAAVLTALTAACGAAPDAPADATGHKASAKSAESAASFGGMKALVAAAEKEGRLNAIALPSDWANYGELIKAFEAKYKVEIKVENPDAASADEIAAVKSRKGQDRAPDVLDLGIAFARSGADEGLFAPYKVEPWDKIPDGQKDADGRWYNDYGGYVSIGCDAKRVKVCPQTFADLLKPEYKGKVALNGNPTKSGSAFGGVYAASLANKGSFADIQPGIDFFAKLKKSGNFIPVESTPATVEKGETPISIDWDYLNAGYADEFKSKGVDWKVNVPGDGVYAQYYSQAINKEAPHPAAARLWMEFLYSAEGQNLWLKGYARPVLLPTMAEDGTADQGFVAKLPEVSGTPAFPSSAELDQAKATLAEKWDKALS
- a CDS encoding helix-turn-helix domain-containing protein, with protein sequence MKALHPTPSASPVRVGARLRACRKAQGLTIEQVAAATSLTRGFISRVERDETSPSVTTLVTLCQVLSLPVGSLFEDADTEVVRLEEAPNINMGGHGVVDRLITPRAQSKVQVLRSHLEPGANGGDDLYTINCDVEVLHVVTGEVSVQFTGRTETLTAGDTLTFPGREPHNWRNSGPSPAEVLWTFVPAPWSGSR